From Camelina sativa cultivar DH55 chromosome 7, Cs, whole genome shotgun sequence, one genomic window encodes:
- the LOC104703422 gene encoding cytochrome c oxidase subunit 5b-2, mitochondrial produces MWRRILSSHLKSIAAVGSCAAPSCRHALAESTHLSLSTRASSIPAYSSILSRQIGSAAADSAVKKRVEDVMPIATGHEKEELEAELEGRKLDDIDFPEGPFGTKEAPAVVKSYYDMRIVGCPGGEGEDEHDVVWFWLEKGKHFECPVCTQYFKLEVVGPGGPPDGHGDDHH; encoded by the exons ATGTGGAGGAGAATCCTTTCATCGCATCTTAAATCCATCGCCGCCGTTGGCTCCTGCGCGGCTCCTTCGTGCAGACACGCCTTGGCCGAGTCCActcacctctctctctcgactCGTGCCTCCTCCATTCCCGCCTATTCCTCGATTTTATCTCGTCAAATCGGCTCCGCTGCTG CGGATAGTGCTGTGAAGAAGCGTGTTGAAGATGTGATGCCTATTGCAACTGGGCACGAGAAAGAGGAACTAGAAGCCGAATTGGAG GGAAGGAAGCTGGACGATATAGACTTTCCCGAAGGGCCTTTTGGAACAAAG GAAGCTCCTGCTGTTGTCAAATCCTACTACGACATGAGAATAGTTGGTTGCCCTGGAGGTGAAGGAG AGGATGAGCATGATGTTGTCTGGTTCTGGCTGGAGAAAGGCAAGCATTTTGAATGCCCTGTGTGTACACAGTATTTTAAG CTTGAAGTGGTCGGCCCTGGAGGACCTCCTGACGGACATGGCGATGACCATCACTGA
- the LOC104703423 gene encoding uncharacterized protein LOC104703423 isoform X1, with product MSLTCVNMSEDVWLTCLTHALSTETEEIMGLLLGDIEYSKNGSATALIWGASPQSRSDRQKDRVETNPEQLAAASSQADRMTISTGRTTRVIGWYHSHPHITVLPSHVDVRTQAMYQLLDSGFIGLIFSCFSEDANKVGRIQVIAFQSSDGKPNTTPKSMSLVLANKDSVINLESSLSSSDSIFPRSSSGQGDIPEQDTSDTATTSGSKGGRRVSDFGAFFVNNGAEANITRRDGTSGNLSSSAIEIDPMDMSESMQEAMLRSNLETSGVGNVRKEVPLHVLPTSSLLQLNSPLASFKDLQRVLYEEERAAYHQSVQQSIRDGRVHPLAFIHNTSTYQASMCKLIEYCLSPAISALQGRLRENKIRLAMLMEEAEVLEAQKLKEAETSGGPSHHLGHGSGSRSRRGS from the exons ATGTCTCTGACATGCGTAAATATGTCGGAGGATGTCTGGTTGACTTGCCTCACTCACGCATTATCCACCGAGACCGAAGAAATCATGGGTCTCCTTCTCGGCGACATCGAG TACTCCAAAAACGGAAGTGCCACAGCTCTGATCTGGGGAGCATCTCCTCAGTCACGGTCTGATCGGCAGAAAGATCGAGTCGAAACCAATCCTGAACAGTTGGCTGCTGCTTCATCTCAGGCTGAT AGAATGACCATATCAACAGGCAGAACTACTCGGGTGATTGGATGGTACCACTCCCATCCTCATATTACCGTCCTTCCTTCCCATGTCG ATGTTCGGACACAAGCTATGTATCAGCTTTTAGATTCTGGGTTTATTGGCCTCATATTTTCCTGTTTTAGTGAAGATGCTAACAAG GTTGGTAGAATCCAAGTTATCGCTTTCCAATCCTCTGATGGAAAGCCTAATACTACTCCTAAATCAATGAGCCTGGTACTTGCTAATAAAGATTCTGTCATCAATTTAGAATCGTCATTAAGTTCTTCAGACTCTATATTTCCGAGATCCTCTTCTGGTCAGGGAGACATTCCTGAGCAAGACACAAGTGATACAGCTACAACTTCCGGATCCAAG GGTGGAAGAAGAGTTTCAGATTTTGGGGCTTTCTTTGTTAACAATGGTGCTGAGGCCAACATCACCAGAAGAGATGGAACAAGTGGAAATCTCAGCAGCTCAGCTATAGAAATTGACCCAATGGACATGTCTGAAAGTATGCAAGAGGCAATGCTCCGTTCTAATTTAGAAACCAG TGGTGTGGGAAATGTTAGAAAAGAAGTCCCACTTCATGTTTTGCCGACTTCATCGCTTCTTCAACTAAATTCACCTCTAGCTTCTTTTAAGGATCTGCAAAGAGTACTCTACGAGGAGGAACGAGCTGCATACCACCAATCCGTGCAGCAAAGCATAAG AGACGGGAGAGTTCATCCTCTTGCTTTCATCCACAACACATCGACATATCAGGCTTCCATGTGCAAACTGATCGAATACTG TTTGAGTCCCGCCATCAGTGCACTTCAAGGTAGGCTGAGGGAGAACAAGATCCGG TTAGCAATGCTGATGGAGGAAGCTGAGGTTCTGGAAGCACAGAAACTAAAAGAAGCAGAGACGAGCGGGGGACCATCTCATCATCTGGGTCATGGTTCTGGCAGCCGAAGCAGAAGAGGATCGTAG
- the LOC104703423 gene encoding 26S proteasome non-ATPase regulatory subunit 14 isoform X2 — protein sequence MSLTCVNMSEDVWLTCLTHALSTETEEIMGLLLGDIEYSKNGSATALIWGASPQSRSDRQKDRVETNPEQLAAASSQADRMTISTGRTTRVIGWYHSHPHITVLPSHVDVRTQAMYQLLDSGFIGLIFSCFSEDANKVGRIQVIAFQSSDGKPNTTPKSMSLGDIPEQDTSDTATTSGSKGGRRVSDFGAFFVNNGAEANITRRDGTSGNLSSSAIEIDPMDMSESMQEAMLRSNLETSGVGNVRKEVPLHVLPTSSLLQLNSPLASFKDLQRVLYEEERAAYHQSVQQSIRDGRVHPLAFIHNTSTYQASMCKLIEYCLSPAISALQGRLRENKIRLAMLMEEAEVLEAQKLKEAETSGGPSHHLGHGSGSRSRRGS from the exons ATGTCTCTGACATGCGTAAATATGTCGGAGGATGTCTGGTTGACTTGCCTCACTCACGCATTATCCACCGAGACCGAAGAAATCATGGGTCTCCTTCTCGGCGACATCGAG TACTCCAAAAACGGAAGTGCCACAGCTCTGATCTGGGGAGCATCTCCTCAGTCACGGTCTGATCGGCAGAAAGATCGAGTCGAAACCAATCCTGAACAGTTGGCTGCTGCTTCATCTCAGGCTGAT AGAATGACCATATCAACAGGCAGAACTACTCGGGTGATTGGATGGTACCACTCCCATCCTCATATTACCGTCCTTCCTTCCCATGTCG ATGTTCGGACACAAGCTATGTATCAGCTTTTAGATTCTGGGTTTATTGGCCTCATATTTTCCTGTTTTAGTGAAGATGCTAACAAG GTTGGTAGAATCCAAGTTATCGCTTTCCAATCCTCTGATGGAAAGCCTAATACTACTCCTAAATCAATGAGCCTG GGAGACATTCCTGAGCAAGACACAAGTGATACAGCTACAACTTCCGGATCCAAG GGTGGAAGAAGAGTTTCAGATTTTGGGGCTTTCTTTGTTAACAATGGTGCTGAGGCCAACATCACCAGAAGAGATGGAACAAGTGGAAATCTCAGCAGCTCAGCTATAGAAATTGACCCAATGGACATGTCTGAAAGTATGCAAGAGGCAATGCTCCGTTCTAATTTAGAAACCAG TGGTGTGGGAAATGTTAGAAAAGAAGTCCCACTTCATGTTTTGCCGACTTCATCGCTTCTTCAACTAAATTCACCTCTAGCTTCTTTTAAGGATCTGCAAAGAGTACTCTACGAGGAGGAACGAGCTGCATACCACCAATCCGTGCAGCAAAGCATAAG AGACGGGAGAGTTCATCCTCTTGCTTTCATCCACAACACATCGACATATCAGGCTTCCATGTGCAAACTGATCGAATACTG TTTGAGTCCCGCCATCAGTGCACTTCAAGGTAGGCTGAGGGAGAACAAGATCCGG TTAGCAATGCTGATGGAGGAAGCTGAGGTTCTGGAAGCACAGAAACTAAAAGAAGCAGAGACGAGCGGGGGACCATCTCATCATCTGGGTCATGGTTCTGGCAGCCGAAGCAGAAGAGGATCGTAG
- the LOC104703424 gene encoding uncharacterized protein LOC104703424, which translates to MAEWKKWASKVSVVASSLFSFLIVFQIPLFRVACRNKRCETPLEVISSELIASELVPSYVVKTFLFPAAFAKYLLAAGSSNYHNLFTSYGFDHIYPSSSSSFSTDIHHLEVFAGSCLCLLGALLNLFKPTRISFLGTLLIYWGLVRDILLLDSAHDWITAQRNSVRVYPTLFLASLSAFLSMRSDLRKIIRCCRSMPFLSTKGD; encoded by the exons atggctGAATGGAAGAAATGGGCATCGAAAGTCTCCGTTGTCGCGTCTTCTCTGTTCTCGTTCCTCATCGTCTTCCAGATTCCTCTTTTCAG AGTAGCGTGTAGGAACAAGAGGTGCGAAACACCATTAGAGGTTATATCCTCTGAGTTGATTGCGAGTGAATTGGTTCCTTCATATGTTGTCAAGACCTTCCTTTTTCCTGCTGCCTTTGCCAAGTATCTCCTTGCTGCTGGCTCCTCCAACTATCACAACTTGTTCACCTCTTACGGTTTCGACCACATTTATccatcctcctcttcctccttttcAACTGATATTCATCATCTCGAG GTCTTTGCTGGGAGTTGTTTATGTCTGCTTGGTGCTTTACTGAACCTCTTCAAACCCACAAGGATTAGCTTCCTCGGAACGCTTTTGATATACTGGGGTCTTGTCAGAGACATTCTTCTCTTGGACTCTGCTCATGATTGGATTACCGCACAGAGAAACTCTGTTCGTGTCTACCCGACGCTCTTTCTTGCATCCCTTTCTGCGTTTCTCTCCATGCGAAGCGACCTCAGGAAGATCATCAGATGTTGCAGATCTATGCCCTTCTTATCCACCAAAGGAGACTAG
- the LOC104703425 gene encoding probable DNA replication complex GINS protein PSF1 isoform X2: MYGRKGYQLLKDFASGEKGQLKPFNSKLFDETIEECDQNDHLLQSLIRKIQQEGLDVQNNRNADHYGALIHHLSLMRNKRCLMAYVYNRAEIVRDLAWRVGLELLDLPSEIQEKLTSLEKEYFKNHSVALKSYMGKVGIELNVDMVPPKDPYIKVRILDDIDEGIVLSDKTTNFARHSMHFLKRTDAEPYIARGQMEELTD, translated from the exons ATGTATGGGAGAAAAGGGTATCAACTGTTGAAAGATTTTGCCTCCGGAGAGAAAGGCCAGCTCAAACCTTTTAAC AGCAAGCTTTTTGACGAGACTATTGAAGAATGTGACCAGAATGACCATCTTCTCCAGTCCTTGATTAg GAAAATTCAGCAAGAAGGTTTGGATGTACAGAACAATAGAAACGCTGACCACTATGGAGCACTCATTCATCACCTTTCCTTGATGCGGAACAAGCGCTGCCTCATGGCTTATGT GTACAACCGAGCTGAAATTGTGCGTGATTTGGCATGGAGAGTAGGCCTTGAACTTCTCGACCTTCCCTCTGAAATCCAAGAGAAGCTCACTTCACTGGAGAAGGAGTACTTTAAGAACCATTCCGTTGCTCTAAAATCATACATGGGAAAAGTAGGAATCGAGTTGAATGTC GATATGGTGCCTCCAAAAGATCCTTACATCAAGGTCAGGATTCTGGatgatattgatgaaggaatcgTGCTGAGTGACAAAACAACAAACTTTGCCCGTCATTCTATGCATTTCCTCAAACGAACTGATGCGGAACCGTACATTGCTCGG GGCCAAATGGAGGAGTTGACAGATTGA
- the LOC104703425 gene encoding probable DNA replication complex GINS protein PSF1 isoform X1 — translation MYGRKGYQLLKDFASGEKGQLKPFNSKLFDETIEECDQNDHLLQSLIRKIQQEGLDVQNNRNADHYGALIHHLSLMRNKRCLMAYVYNRAEIVRDLAWRVGLELLDLPSEIQEKLTSLEKEYFKNHSVALKSYMGKVGIELNVDMVPPKDPYIKVRILDDIDEGIVLSDKTTNFARHSMHFLKRTDAEPYIARVSLFVIPSLELE, via the exons ATGTATGGGAGAAAAGGGTATCAACTGTTGAAAGATTTTGCCTCCGGAGAGAAAGGCCAGCTCAAACCTTTTAAC AGCAAGCTTTTTGACGAGACTATTGAAGAATGTGACCAGAATGACCATCTTCTCCAGTCCTTGATTAg GAAAATTCAGCAAGAAGGTTTGGATGTACAGAACAATAGAAACGCTGACCACTATGGAGCACTCATTCATCACCTTTCCTTGATGCGGAACAAGCGCTGCCTCATGGCTTATGT GTACAACCGAGCTGAAATTGTGCGTGATTTGGCATGGAGAGTAGGCCTTGAACTTCTCGACCTTCCCTCTGAAATCCAAGAGAAGCTCACTTCACTGGAGAAGGAGTACTTTAAGAACCATTCCGTTGCTCTAAAATCATACATGGGAAAAGTAGGAATCGAGTTGAATGTC GATATGGTGCCTCCAAAAGATCCTTACATCAAGGTCAGGATTCTGGatgatattgatgaaggaatcgTGCTGAGTGACAAAACAACAAACTTTGCCCGTCATTCTATGCATTTCCTCAAACGAACTGATGCGGAACCGTACATTGCTCGGGTCAGTCTTTTCGTTATTCCCTCTCTAGAACTAGAATGA
- the LOC104703426 gene encoding LOW QUALITY PROTEIN: uncharacterized protein At1g15400 (The sequence of the model RefSeq protein was modified relative to this genomic sequence to represent the inferred CDS: substituted 1 base at 1 genomic stop codon) produces the protein MAGLQRSTISFRRQGSSGIVWDDHLIAELSQQANDQKGETXPQGVDEPHAAKLMITSGGEDQTAKPIAGEGLKPIRTDHGGAAGGIERSRSNGGGAIRHHRNTGRVSPAVDPPSPRLSAFGCCSAFGKKPPGKKVSQRKRPTKRRSR, from the coding sequence ATGGCGGGTCTTCAGAGATCCACCATCTCTTTCCGGCGACAAGGCTCTTCGGGTATTGTCTGGGACGATCACCTCATCGCCGAGCTTAGCCAACAAGCCAACGACCAGAAAGGCGAAACGTAACCACAGGGAGTGGACGAACCACACGCGGCTAAGCTGATGATTACGTCGGGAGGTGAAGATCAGACAGCTAAACCGATCGCCGGAGAAGGACTCAAGCCGATCAGAACTGATCACGGAGGCGCAGCAGGAGGTATCGAGAGGAGTCGATCCAACGGCGGAGGAGCCATCCGCCACCATCGAAACACGGGGAGAGTGTCTCCGGCGGTGGACCCGCCGTCTCCGAGGCTGTCGGCGTTTGGGTGTTGCTCTGCGTTTGGGAAGAAACCGCCGGGGAAGAAGGTTAGTCAGAGGAAAAGGCCAACGAAGCGCAGATCCAGGTAG
- the LOC104703427 gene encoding probable polygalacturonase At1g80170, producing the protein MSFVVNRFLFLILAMVFSVALTANANSFESLLQLPRRQKRSTRPRSERLLHVGHFGAKGNGFTDDTQAFADAWKAACSSKAKTRILVPENYTSLVRPIDLSGPCKSRLTLQISGTIIAPDDPDAWEGLNRRKWLYFQGVSRFTVEGGGTVNGMGQEWWRISCKRNHSNPCRGAPTALTFHKCKNMKLENLNVIDSQQMHIAFTSCRRVTVSRLKVIAPATSPNTDGIHISVSRGIVIDNTTVSTGDDCVSIVKNSSQISISNIVCGPGHGISIGSLGKSKSWEEVKDILVDTASISDTENGVRIKTWQGGSGLVSKIIFRNIKMNNVSNPIIIDQYYCDSRKPCANQTSAVTIENISFVRVRGTSASKQAIKISCSDSSPCRNILLQDIDLEPLDGDGLTQSFCWKAYGASSGQVYPPSCLSEDETNVLEQSVQSGGGITSAYL; encoded by the exons ATGAGTTTTGTTGTCAATCGTTTCCTATTCTTAATACTAGCTATGGTATTCTCAGTCGCTCTGACCGCAAACGCGAATTCATTCGAATCGCTTCTCCAGCTCCCGCGAAGACAAAAGCGTTCGACCCGACCCAGATCCGAACGGCTCCTCCACGTCGGCCATTTCGGTGCCAAAGGCAATGGCTTCACCGACGACACTCAA GCGTTTGCAGATGCTTGGAAGGCAGCTTGTTCTTCCAAAGCCAAAACCAGAATCTTGGTTCCAGAAAATTACACTTCCCTCGTCCGCCCCATTGATCTTTCTGGACCTTGTAAATCAAGACTCACACtgcag ATCTCTGGTACTATCATTGCTCCGGATGATCCAGATGCTTGGGAAGGCCTAAACCGCCGGAAATGGCTTTACTTCCAGGGCGTCAGCCGCTTTACTGTTGAAGGAGGCGGCACTGTTAATGGAATGGGCCAAGAATGGTGGAGAATATCTTGCAAACGCAACCATTCCAAC CCTTGTCGAGGAGCTCCAACG GCCTTAACATTCCACAAgtgcaaaaatatgaaacttgAAAACCTCAATGTGATTGATAGTCAGCAGATGCATATTGCCTTCACCAGCTGTCGTCGTGTGACCGTCTCTCGTTTAAAGGTCATAGCACCTGCTACTAGTCCCAATACTGATGGAATTCACATAAGCGTCTCTCGTGGTATCGTGATAGACAACACCACTGTCAGCACAG GAGATGACTGTGTTTCGATAGTTAAAAACTCGTCACAAATCTCCATCAGCAACATCGTGTGTGGTCCTGGCCATGGCATAAG CATTGGAAGCTTAGGGAAATCAAAATCTTGGGAAGAAGTTAAAGACATATTGGTTGATACGGCCTCCATCTCTGACACTGAGAATGGTGTTCGAATCAAAACATGGCAG GGAGGAAGTGGTTTGGtctcaaaaatcatatttagGAATATCAAGATGAACAATGTGTCGAACCCCATCATCATCGATCAGTATTACTGCGATTCCCGGAAGCCGTGTGCGAATCAG acATCAGCTGTTACCATTGAGAACATCTCATTTGTTCGCGTGAGAGGCACTTCAGCATCAAAACAAGCAATCAAGATATCTTGCAGCGATAGTTCACCATGTCGCAACATACTTCTACAAGACATTGATCTTGAACCGTTAGACGGTGATGGTTTGACACAGTCTTTCTGTTGGAAAGCTTATGGTGCGAGTTCGGGTCAAGTGTACCCTCCTTCTTGCCTCTCAGAGGATGAGACAAACGTCTTGGAACAGTCAGTTCAGTCCGGCGGGGGAATCACATCTGCTTACCTATGA
- the LOC109125686 gene encoding uncharacterized protein LOC109125686, which translates to MSSLKQLSVHSTNSKVITEKRRSVTIPSNGGNKLESKPTIHDVDKCAETFIQNFRRQLLLQSDNILRP; encoded by the coding sequence ATGAGTTCCTTAAAACAACTTTCTGTGCACAGTACCAACTCCAAGGTCAttacagagaagagaagatcgGTGACAATCCCTTCGAATGGGGGCAATAAGCTAGAGAGCAAGCCAACGATTCATGATGTCGACAAATGCGCCGAAACTTTCATCCAAAACTTCCGGcgtcagcttcttcttcagtcCGATAACATCCTCCGGCCGTAG
- the LOC104703428 gene encoding uncharacterized protein LOC104703428 — MKENMGNPLHIKSLNHISLLCRSVEESMSFYHNVLGFLPIRRPGSFDFDGAWLFGHGMGIHLLQSSEPEKLLKKSEINPKDNHISFQCESMETVEKKLKEMEIKYVRAVVEEGGIQVDQLFFHDPDGFMIEICNCDSLPVVPLAGEMARSCSRVNIRQLVQPSHPTQIHP; from the exons ATGAAGGAGAACATGGGAAACCCTCTGCATATCAAGTCGTTGAATCACATATCTCTTCTATGTCGATCCGTCGAGGAATCCATGAGCTTTTACCATAACGTTTTAGGGTTCCTACCGATTCGTAGACCTGGCTCTTTTGATTTCGATGGCGCTTG GTTGTTTGGACATGGAATGGGTatccatcttcttcaatcttctgaGCCTGAGAAATTACTGAAGAAATCTGAGATTAATCCCAAAGATAATCACATTTCTTTCCAG TGCGAAAGCATGGAAACGgtggagaagaagctcaagGAAATGGAGATAAAGTACGTCAGAGCAGTGGTGGAAGAAGGAGGAATCCAAGTGGACCAACTCTTCTTCCACGACCCTGATGGCTTCATGATTGAGATATGCAACTGCGATAGTCTCCCCGTTGTCCCTCTTGCCGGAGAGATGGCTCGTTCCTGCTCCCGAGTCAATATCCGCCAGCTGGTCCAGCCATCACACCCAACTCAAATCCACCCCTAG
- the LOC104703429 gene encoding pentatricopeptide repeat-containing protein At1g80150, mitochondrial-like, which produces MLSLRTIRRYCHSSIAATTSRVSNQIQGGGLEEPALVKLKSERDPEKLFKLFKANATNRLVIENRFAFEDTVSRLAGARRLDFVEDLLEHQKTLPQGRREGFVVRIIMLYGKAGMTKQALDTFYNMDSHGCKRTVKSFNAALQVLSFKPDLHTIREFLHGAPSMYGIDIDAVSFNIAIKSFCDLGILDGAYMAMRQMEKSRLKPDVVTYTTLISAFYKHERCVIGNGLWNLMVLKGCRPNLTTFNIRIQFLVNRGRAWDANDLLLLMPRLQVEPDNITYNMVIKGFFLARFPEMAERVYTAMHGKGYKPNLKIYQTMIHYLCKAGNFDLAYTMCKDCMRKKWYPNLDTVDMLLKGLVKKGQLDQAKSIMALVQKRVPPFRSKQLVSLKSIL; this is translated from the coding sequence ATGCTATCTCTGCGAACCATTCGCAGATACTGCCATTCTTCTATAGCAGCCACGACCTCTCGTGTTTCGAATCAGATCCAAGGTGGTGGTCTTGAGGAGCCTGCCCTCGTCAAGCTTAAATCTGAGCGAGACCCTGAGAAGCTATTCAAGCTCTTCAAAGCTAACGCCACTAACCGTTTGGTGATTGAAAACCGATTTGCTTTTGAAGATACGGTTTCTAGGTTAGCTGGTGCACGCCGGCTTGATTTCGTCGAGGATCTGCTTGAGCATCAGAAGACACTTCCACAAGGTAGGCGTGAGGGTTTCGTTGTTAGGATTATTATGTTGTATGGCAAAGCTGGAATGACCAAGCAAGCACTTGACACTTTCTACAATATGGATTCACACGGTTGCAAAAGAACCGTTAAGTCCTTCAATGCCGCGCTTCAAGTCTTGTCTTTTAAACCTGATCTACACACCATCCGGGAGTTCCTTCACGGCGCCCCATCAATGTATGGCATTGATATTGATGCTGTTTCTTTTAACATTGCCATTAAATCTTTCTGTGACTTGGGTATACTTGACGGCGCTTATATGGCTATGCGGCAGATGGAGAAATCACGGTTAAAACCTGATGTTGTTACATATACTACACTTATATCTGCGTTTTACAAGCACGAGAGGTGTGTGATTGGGAATGGGTTGTGGAACCTTATGGTCCTCAAGGGCTGCAGGCCTAATCTCACCACTTTTAATATTAGGATCCAGTTCTTAGTGAATAGGGGACGAGCTTGGGATGCAAATGATCTGTTGCTGTTGATGCCAAGACTCCAGGTGGAACCGGACAACATAACTTATAACATGGTTATCAAAGGTTTTTTCCTTGCGAGGTTTCCTGAGATGGCCGAAAGGGTTTATACAGCAATGCACGGTAAGGGCTACAAACCCAACCTGAAGATCTACCAGACGATGATTCACTATCTGTGCAAGGCAGGAAACTTTGATCTGGCTTATACCATGTGCAAGGATTGTATGAGAAAGAAGTGGTACCCCAACTTGGACACAGTTGATATGCTGCTCAAAGGGCTTGTGAAAAAGGGCCAGCTTGATCAGGCTAAGTCGATCATGGCGTTAGTTCAAAAACGAGTGCCTCCTTTCAGGTCAAAACAGTTGGTCTCCCTTAAGTccattttgtaa
- the LOC104705104 gene encoding probable polygalacturonase At1g80170 — MKYGAVGDGIADDTSAFQKAWENACKGSSKTGSVHVPAGKVFLLNSLHFSGPCIPKPLLFTIDGEMIAQSDPNKWENGENGVIPWLIFDQVDGLAIVGRGLLNGQGKAWWDIHCRDHPGPNCIWLAPTMMTFSNCGNVTLKSLRFRDSAQTHVLVMGSQNVYISDIKITSPEASPNTDGIHITSSTAVSINHSDIAAGDDCVSIGDQVNNVTVSFVNCGPGHGVSIGSLGRGGTEVAVENIRVWHVNFTGTTNGARIKTWPGGTGYVRGIEFFDIRFSSVQNPIIIDQFYGCAPNCPQTRKAVHIEKVRYMKMSGTSATKVAMKLDCSGESVPCSNLFMRDIDLSPADGIDSVSTLCSFVQGSAQGIIRPSPCL, encoded by the exons ATGAAATATGGAGCGGTCGGGGATGGAATTGCCGATGATACATCT GCGTTCCAAAAGGCGTGGGAGAATGCTTGTAAGGGAAGCTCCAAAACGGGAAGTGTACATGTACCAGCAGGGAAGGTGTTCCTCCTCAACTCCCTTCACTTTTCGGGACCTTGCATACCGAAACCTCTCCTTTTCACT atcGATGGAGAGATGATAGCGCAGAGTGATCCAAACAAGTGGGAAAATGGTGAGAACGGAGTAATACCATGGCTCATATTTGATCAAGTAGATGGACTTGCAATTGTAGGGCGCGGCTTGTTGAACGGCCAAGGCAAAGCATGGTGGGATATACATTGCAGAGACCATCCCGGACCc AATTGCATCTGGCTTGCACCAACG ATGATGACATTTAGCAACTGCGGAAATGTAACATTAAAGAGTTTGAGATTCAGAGATAGTGCACAAACCCATGTTCTTGTGATGGGAAGCCAAAATGTGTATATCAGTGATATCAAAATAACCTCACCGGAGGCTAGCCCTAACACCGACGGTATTCACATCACATCTTCCACCGCCGTTTCTATTAATCATTCTGACATCGCCGCTG GTGACGATTGTGTGTCTATCGGAGATCAAGTGAATAATGTGACTGTTTCCTTTGTGAACTGCGGACCTGGTCACGGTGTAAG CATTGGGAGTTTAGGTAGAGGAGGAACAGAGGTAGCAGTGGAAAACATACGTGTGTGGCACGTTAACTTCACAGGAACAACAAACGGAGCTCGAATAAAGACGTGGCCTGGAGGAACGGGTTACGTCCGAGGAATCGAGTTCTTCGACATTCGTTTCTCGTCTGTACAAAACCCAATCATCATTGATCAGTTCTACGGTTGCGCCCCTAACTGCCCTCAAACT AGAAAGGCAGTTCACATAGAGAAAGTGAGATACATGAAGATGAGTGGAACATCGGCTACAAAGGTGGCTATGAAGCTTGATTGTTCAGGGGAGAGTGTTCCATGTTCCAACCTTTTCATGAGAGACATTGACTTATCTCCGGCCGATGGAATTGATTCTGTCTCCACTCTTTGCTCTTTTGTTCAGGGCTCCGCACAAGGCATCATCCGACCTTCCCCCTGTCTTTAg